Proteins from a genomic interval of Asterias rubens chromosome 16, eAstRub1.3, whole genome shotgun sequence:
- the LOC117301199 gene encoding programmed cell death protein 6-like: MSYRPPAPGYGAPPPGQQAYGAPPPGQQAYGAPPPGQQAYGAPPQGQQQAYGAPQGAQPRYGAPPQQAYGAPPPAGQPGYGAPGAQPGYGQQPQRYGAPATAQPGYGAQPGYRAPAPASQPGYGAPQQGGYGQQAYGAPPGGAPPGIDPTVYQWFQSVDNDKSGSITSNELQQALMNGNWSHFNGETCRLMIGLFDKNNDGTINIQEFGALWAYIQQWRGVFDRYDRDKSGNIDGGELYTALNEMGFRISQNFVQVLILKFDRQSRRSVKFDDFIQICVLLRSLTEAFKQRDSNLNGKITINYEDFMSLALAYKP; the protein is encoded by the exons ATGTCATACAGGCCACCCGCACCC GGTTATGGTGCCCCTCCCCCGGGCCAACAAGCATATGGTGCCCCACCTCCGGGCCAACAAGCTTACGGTGCCCCACCGCCGGGCCAACAAGCTTACGGTGCCCCTCCCCAAGGCCAACAACAAGCTTACGGCGCCCCTCAAGGTGCACAGCCCAGATACGGAGCCCCGCCCCAGCAAGCTTATGGAGCCCCACCCCCAGCAGGACAGCCCGGCTATGGGGCTCCAGGCGCCCAACCAGGCTACGGGCAGCAGCCACAAAGATATGGTGCACCCGCTACTGCGCAACCCGGGTATGGGGCGCAACCGGGATACCGTGCCCCTGCTCCAGCCAGTCAGCCCGGATATGGGGCTCCTCAACAAGGGGGTTATGGTCAGCAAG CCTATGGTGCACCACCTGGTGGCGCTCCACCAGGTATTGACCCGACAGTCTACCAGTGGTTCCAGTCAGTGGACAATGACAAGTCCGGCAGTATCACGTCCAATGAGCTTCAGCAAGCTCTGATGAATGGCAACTGGTCGCACTTCAATGGAGAGACGTGTCGATTAATGATAG GAttgtttgacaaaaacaatgatgGAACAATCAATATACAAGAGTTTGGTGCCTTGTGGGCGTACATTCAGCAATGGAGGGGTGTGTTTGACCGCTACGACCGGGATAAATCTGGAAATATTGATGGAGGAGAGTTGTACACAG ccTTGAACGAGATGGGATTCCGCATCAGTCAGAACTTCGTCCAGGTGCTCATCTTGAAGTTTGACCGTCAGTCGAGGCGCTCCGTCAAGTTTGACGACTTCATCCAGATCTGCGTCTTGCTACGGTCACTCACCGAAGCCTTCAAGCAGAGAGACTCAAACCTCAACGGCAAGATTACGATCAACTACGAGGACTTCATGTCGCTTGCTCTCGCTTATAAACCTTGA